Part of the Methanothermobacter sp. MT-2 genome is shown below.
TATACTGTGTTTATTAGAATATATGGTTATAATATCCGCTTCCTTTAAGGATATGCTGTTGTGGGTTTTTTTTGATTTGAGGCTTGTATTTTCTTTTAGATCTACTTGGGAGTGGGGGGTGTGTCGCTCATTTATGTGTTTGGAGTTTTTTTTTGGATGGTCTATTGTGGCAGGTGTCTTTTATAAGATTGGTAGTTTTTTGTTGATCTTTTTTTGAGTGTGCCGTCTGGGAATACTGTTATCCATGTTTTTTTCTTTGGGGGTTTGCTTTCCCTTCTGCAGCTTCTGCTTATCACAACATTTTTGAGGTGTTTTTTCGCGAATTTATAGGCTTTTTCAATTTCTTTGATTGTTGGGTTTCTTGATATTCCATGTCTTGTTTTGAAGTCGTTGATGCGATATTCTATCTGGGGGTTGATGGATGCTATATATTTGGCTATTTTTTTTATTTCGTCTTCTTCGATGAATCCTGGGATGTATAATGTTTTTATTATTAGTTTTGCGTTTTCTTGGATTGTTTTTATATTTTTTAAGACTTTTTTATTGGAGTATCCTGTGTACCATTTGTGTTTTTTATCATCTAATGTTTTAAGGTCTACCATGAATTCTCTGACGCCTTTTTTGACAAGTTCTTGTATGTAGTCTTTGTCGAGTAGATATGCGTTGGTTTCTAGGATGATATGTGCAAAATTTAGTTTTGAAACTAGTCTTATAAGGTATTCTTTGTCTAGTGTGGGTTCTCCCCCTGTTATAATGATCTCTTCTGGGAGTTTTCCATAGTATTTTAGGGAGGATTCTTTTAGTAGCTTTACAAGTTCTTCCACAGTTAAGGGTTTGCCTGTGGGTTTTCTCGCGTTGCTGAAACATCCTCTACAATGGAAATTACAATCTGATATTGTTATCCAGGCTCTGTGTTTGATCTCTGATAGTGTGATAAATGGTATTTTTCTGTGTTTCAAGGGGGTTCCCTATTTTATGTTTTTTATTATATCTATTGGAACTTTGATTTCTCCTGGTTTGTAGTTTTGGGCGATCCATGAATTAACTATGGTACACAAGAATAGGATATCATGTCCTTCATTGGATTTTTTCACGATTTCTTCTTCAAGTTCCTTCTTATTTTCTATTTTCAGTTCATAAACCTTTTCTATAAGGTCTAGTTCTTCTATCATTTTCTCCACCAAAGAAAAAAAGATAATATCATACATATTATTATATAATTTAAAGGTATTTAGCTCTACTAGGTCTTGTTAGAGAAGTTATTCACCCCCCCTATTTAGAAGGTTTTCTGTGGGGTTTTATTCGAACATTTTTCTCATGCAGCGTCTTATTGTCCCTTCAGCTGCAACACCACCCATAAGGTTTTTAAGTTCTTTTGTAAGCGCTTGGGCGGCTACAAGATCTGTGTGTTTTATTTCACCCTTTTCAATCCATTTCTTCACATCCTCGTCTAGGTTGGAGAGTATGTTGAGCGCGGCATCTAGTGCCTCTTGTTCTTTGAGTAAGTGCATTGAAGTCGCGCTTTTGACTAATAATTCTGGGTTTATTGCTTTTAGCATTCCATCAACGCCTGAAGATTCCACGAGAGACGCTACTGTCTGGAGTGTCATGAGTATCTGTTTTTCAACCATCTCCACAGGAGCTTTGATAACCTGGGTGCCAACATAGTAATAATCAAGCACGCCTGAAAGTGTCACTGCTGTGACAAGGGATCCCATATCTGCAACTGTACTTGAAACGTCAGCAGGGACAACATAGGCTGTTTTACCGCAACTTTCCGCGAGATCGACACATTTTTGTATTTGTTCATCAGTTGCGATTTCAAGGCCGCTTGTCGCATGTCCACCAATCACATAATGGCCATGTTGAGGAGTTCCGGGTACGGCGGCTGGATGTAAGGATACAATACCAATATCTTGTCTTTCTCTTCTGAGCTCTCTTTCAAGAACATAATACAATACGACTGGAGAGACTGTGCAAGTGTTTGATATAACCGCCCCGTCTGGAAGATGAGATATTATGTTTTTGGCTATTTCGAAGGTTTTCTTACCGAATGGTGTGAAGAGTGCTGCGATTTCGGCATTAGAAGCGGCTTCCACATCATCCACTGTAACTTTAACCCCGGCATCTTCCACCATCTTCCAATGATCATCTTCTAGTATGCTTTTGTTTGGTTCTGCGAGGATGGTTTCGTGTCCAGCTTCTGCGAATTCTATGGCCATTCTACTACCACCAAATGGGGGCTCTCCACCAAACTTTTCAGGTAAGTTTAAATGTTTAACATAAAGATCTTGATTACCAGCACCGAAAACTGCTACTTTCATATTACCAACCTCTTGTTGATGTATGTTACATTATCCCGGGTTTATTTTATAAATTTTTATCTCTCAACAGAAAAAAAACTTTTAATCTTGGGTTGGAGAATCAAATGGGGGGGAGTGGAAGATTATGTGGAGGGTGTGAATGACCCTCCATTCTCTGTAAAAACTGTTATATTTCTGTTAATGGTTTGCCATAGAGGGTTTCGGCTATTTCTTCTAGTGTTTTTATACCCTTTGCCTCTTTTTTGAGTAGTGGGACTTGTGCCACTATTTGGTCGCTGAATTTTTCCCGTATCATCTTTAGTCTTTCTTTTTGTAGTCTTCTTCTTGCCTTGCAGAATTCGCAGTCGCTTTCTTCTGGTAGTATTTGGTTTACTATTACTGCATCTGTGTGGATGTCATATTTTTCAAGTGCTCTCATAGCTCTTTCGGATTCGTAGATGGACATTTCCTCGGGTATTACTATCATTTTAAATGATGTTCTCTCAGGGTCTGACATGACGGCCCTTGCTTCTCTGATCTTCTTTTTTGTAGTTTCCAAGTCTTTTAGTGCTCTGTCTTCTTCTTCCTCGTCTCCCATGAATGGTAGTATGTTTTTGAATGCCTTTGCAAGGGCTCCTATTTGTCTTCTAAGTTTTATTAGTTTCCCTACCCATGAATCCATCATTTCTGGGAATGATAGGAGTCTTAGTGTGTGGCCTGTTGGGGCTGTGTCGAATATTACAACGTCGTATTCGTCTGTTGTCATGTATTTTAGGAATTGGTCGAAGGCCGCTGCTTCATCAATTCCTGGGGACATGGATGCCATGTCCATTTGTTCTTGGAGTAGTTCCATGCCCATTCCAGGGTTTAGGTCTGATTGTTCTTTTAGTTTTTCTTGGTATTCTTCCATTGCAATTTCTGGGTCTATTTCAACTGCATATAGGTTTTCTTGGATGAAGGTTGGCACGTGACTTATCTTTTTCTCAAATGAGTCAGATAATGAGTGCGCGGGGTCTGTTGATATTACAAGGGTTTTTTTACCGGATTTAGCCATCCATAGTCCTGTTGCGGCTGATATAGTGGTTTTACCCACACCTCCTTTACCTCCTACGAATATGAATGTTGTTTTTCCCTTGCTGAATTTGAATAGGTCCTTGAATGCCATTGCATACCTCCAGTAGATTCTCTTTTTAGAATAGATCCATTATTTTATAAGTGGATTGTATAACCTATATATATTAAAATTTCTATCAAAAAAAAGGTTTTCCTCCTATGCGGATCTTCTCTATCTGAAGTTTTTGAACATGCAAAAAAAAGGAGGAATTTATTCTAGGGATTTTGGTGGTAGTAGAATGAAGGTTGATCTTCCCCCAGTTGATGAAAATGTAATATCCCAGATAAAAGAATTTATAAAAGAGAAGGTTGAAAAGGCGGGAGCTGATGGTGTGGTTTTAGGTTTAAGTGGTGGGGTTGATTCGACAGTAACAGCCTATCTTTGCAAGGATGCTCTGGGCTCTGATAAAGTTTTGGGGATTATAATGCCCACAAGCACCACAAGTTCCATTGACATTAAGCACGCCCGTATGGTTGCTGGAATCCTTGGCATAGAAAACGAAACAATAAATATAGACCATCTAATTGAACCTTTCAAGTCCCTTTGCCATCATAAAAGCACAAAACTTGCAAAGGGCAACCTTAAAGCCCGGATGAGGATGATGATATTATATTATCATTCCAATTCACTGAACAGGCTTGTAGTAGGCACAGGGAACCTCACAGAACTTCAAGTCGGCTACTTCACAAAATATGGTGATGGTGGAGTGGACATTCTACCCATAGGCTGCCTATACAAAGGCCAGGTTAAAATCCTAGCAGAGAAACTTGGAGTGCCAAAGGAGATAATAGAAAAAACACCCACAGCAGGCCTATGGTATGGGCAGACCGATGAAGAAGAACTGGGAATAAAATATCACACCCTTGATAAAATATTATATCTAATGATAGACCATCGCCTAGATGATCAGATGATAAGTGAAAAAATAGGAGTACCCATAAGGGAAGTTAAACGTATAAGGAGTATGGTCAAAAGATCTCGTCATAAACTAAACCCTCCTGAGATCCCGAAGATCATCCTAAGGGGATGATGGAAATGTTCACCATAATCTATATAACAACATCTGGGGAAGAAGAATCAAAAAGAATAGGTAAAACACTAGTTGAAGATAGGCTAGCAGGATGCGTGAACATAATACCCTCCATAAGATCATTTTATTGGTGGAATGATGAGATAGAAGAGGATGAAGAATCCGTGCTAATAGTTAAAACCATTGAAGAGAATGTTAAAGAAATTATAAAAAGGGTTAAAGAATTA
Proteins encoded:
- a CDS encoding radical SAM domain protein, with product MKHRKIPFITLSEIKHRAWITISDCNFHCRGCFSNARKPTGKPLTVEELVKLLKESSLKYYGKLPEEIIITGGEPTLDKEYLIRLVSKLNFAHIILETNAYLLDKDYIQELVKKGVREFMVDLKTLDDKKHKWYTGYSNKKVLKNIKTIQENAKLIIKTLYIPGFIEEDEIKKIAKYIASINPQIEYRINDFKTRHGISRNPTIKEIEKAYKFAKKHLKNVVISRSCRRESKPPKKKTWITVFPDGTLKKRSTKNYQSYKRHLPQ
- a CDS encoding H(2)-dependent methylenetetrahydromethanopterin dehydrogenase-like protein; translation: MKVAVFGAGNQDLYVKHLNLPEKFGGEPPFGGSRMAIEFAEAGHETILAEPNKSILEDDHWKMVEDAGVKVTVDDVEAASNAEIAALFTPFGKKTFEIAKNIISHLPDGAVISNTCTVSPVVLYYVLERELRRERQDIGIVSLHPAAVPGTPQHGHYVIGGHATSGLEIATDEQIQKCVDLAESCGKTAYVVPADVSSTVADMGSLVTAVTLSGVLDYYYVGTQVIKAPVEMVEKQILMTLQTVASLVESSGVDGMLKAINPELLVKSATSMHLLKEQEALDAALNILSNLDEDVKKWIEKGEIKHTDLVAAQALTKELKNLMGGVAAEGTIRRCMRKMFE
- a CDS encoding arsenate transporting ATPase; this translates as MAFKDLFKFSKGKTTFIFVGGKGGVGKTTISAATGLWMAKSGKKTLVISTDPAHSLSDSFEKKISHVPTFIQENLYAVEIDPEIAMEEYQEKLKEQSDLNPGMGMELLQEQMDMASMSPGIDEAAAFDQFLKYMTTDEYDVVIFDTAPTGHTLRLLSFPEMMDSWVGKLIKLRRQIGALAKAFKNILPFMGDEEEEDRALKDLETTKKKIREARAVMSDPERTSFKMIVIPEEMSIYESERAMRALEKYDIHTDAVIVNQILPEESDCEFCKARRRLQKERLKMIREKFSDQIVAQVPLLKKEAKGIKTLEEIAETLYGKPLTEI
- a CDS encoding NH(3)-dependent NAD(+) synthetase, producing the protein MKVDLPPVDENVISQIKEFIKEKVEKAGADGVVLGLSGGVDSTVTAYLCKDALGSDKVLGIIMPTSTTSSIDIKHARMVAGILGIENETINIDHLIEPFKSLCHHKSTKLAKGNLKARMRMMILYYHSNSLNRLVVGTGNLTELQVGYFTKYGDGGVDILPIGCLYKGQVKILAEKLGVPKEIIEKTPTAGLWYGQTDEEELGIKYHTLDKILYLMIDHRLDDQMISEKIGVPIREVKRIRSMVKRSRHKLNPPEIPKIILRG
- a CDS encoding divalent ion tolerance protein, whose translation is MFTIIYITTSGEEESKRIGKTLVEDRLAGCVNIIPSIRSFYWWNDEIEEDEESVLIVKTIEENVKEIIKRVKELHSYENPCIIHIPIKGGSEDYLKWLLEEIR